In the genome of Hevea brasiliensis isolate MT/VB/25A 57/8 chromosome 14, ASM3005281v1, whole genome shotgun sequence, the window TAGTGCGGTGGACGAGGAACCATAAAGATTGTTATAAGAAGACAACGACTACTGCAAAGACAGTTAATACTATGTCGCTAACGTAAAGAACTTGAGTATTGACTTTGACTTTGTGACGGCCACAAAGTAAGATTCTATTATTAGCAAATGTTGACAAAATGTTTATGTAATATCCCATGTTGATGGAATGGAATTGTTAGCGTTTATGTTCTCTATACCCAACTACTAgaaataatttcaattaatgATTTTATGCGAAATAATTTGAGATTGAAAATTAACCTAAATTATTGGGTCCAGAATAGTTAACCGAAGTATAACTTAGTAATTGGACTAAGGTTATATAAACTCATTAATTTATCTATTTCATACATTGTCTCAAGTTTGGATATTACAATCTCTCGCACTTAATTTTGCAATGTCTCTATCCAACTTATACTGGCATTGTGCAAAATTTGTTGCGATATGTTGATATAATTGCTTAGCAAGGATTGGACCTTTAGCTATTGTAGTTGGAAGTGTCTTGAGCAGCTCCACATTGTATCTTACCACGTGTAGCTTCACAAATTTTCTGATCCATAATGGCTTTGGTATAAATTGTAACACTGTTACTTTAATTGATTCAAATAACTTTCAGGCCATAAACTATTGAACCCAAAATGATTAATCCAAATTATATTTGATATTTGGGCTAAAATTAAcaattaaccttttttttttttttatttctcatgGATGTGGGAATTGTCCCAAGTGAAGGATGTTACAGTAATCGCGCTTATTCTTAAGACAAGAACCACCATGCATAGGGCTTGAAAGTTATTTAGATTTGTTTAGCATAACTGTTAAATTTCATTCCTATCATGAATTTTTTGGTTCCTGTCTGGCTTGCATTCATGCGTATGGAAGATGCATGGTCATATGTGACAAGAAGAGGAAAGGCATCTCTGTTTACTTTTTCAATAATCAAAGATCATTCACACACTACTCACCAAAAACTTGCTCCATATGATAGAGAGGTAGCTACAAAATCTAATTCATTCCAATAATGTGCCCACTTGCTCAAAGTATTGTATAGTATAAAGAAACAGATTCAACATTCAAATCTTACAATGAAATGATTGAATTTCCATGAAATCGCTAAATCATTGAAATAGTTTCTTAGACCTGCATAATGTTCTGTTATACAAGTGCTATTATACACTTAGTGTCTGCTAATTAAACTTGATCACTTAATGCTAGCTTTAGTGGCATTaggtaattatataaataattagcaTAGTTATTTGTcattattcatttttttatttattgcatATATGGGGAGTTCAACTTAGGTCTCCCTGGTTTAACATATATGCTACTACCACTGAGCTAGCATAGTTATTAgtcattagttgattgattaacTGATCACATTCTTTGAGGAGCACATAAATAAGAAGTAACAGGGTGTAGAAAGATTATGAAGTTCAACTCCATTATCCCAAGTTCCTGATGGCTGTTGTATTAATCAAATCAAGCATCCCCACTTCTGAGCTTgagtttaaaagagaagaataattAGAGTGTCAATGCGAAAGTTCACAAATGAGATGAACaattatggaaaaaaaaaaggaaaaagcttGAATTATTTTTTTGTGAACTAGAAAAACGGCTACTTTCTGAGTCTCTATAACTCATTTTTCTGAAAGCTGAGCTTCTGAAATATATCAAATCCTTATTAACCTAGTCCCTGGACCCTGTGAAAGAAACCTTGATGGCATTTAGTTTGATTGTTAAATCCATAATATTCATTAGATCTTGTGGCACTTTTGCGGAGCATGCAACTCCAATTTGAAGGACTGATACAACACACTCTTGTACACTATCTTCAATACTTTCATCATCATCCATATTTTCTGCTGCCTCCACTTCTCTTGGAGTGAATAAAGTGGGATCCACAACCTGCATGACTTGTCCTGGGAGCTTAGCCTTGACAAAATTGTGGAGATCTAAACCATCTATAAAAACATCATGAGTTGGTCTCCTTCCTGTGAACATCTCTAGCAAAAGTATTCCAAAGCTATACACATCTCCATAAGTTGTCACATTGCTGCCTACTCCATATTCTGCAATTCATATATCTCCCATTCTATTAAAATGTGATCAAGACTATAACTTTACAATTCTATATATCTATAAAAGAGCCTGCTGGGATTCATCTTTAATATTTgcaatgaatttaaaaaaaaagcttGAGGGCTTAATGTAGAGCAACAAAAGATCAGGGGCTTAATGCAAGCAAAGTGCAGGGGTCACAGAATGTTTTTCCCCCTTATCCGGCATATGCCTTGCCATGCTGATTCATGTAGTAATTTAACTAGGAGAAAGTAGTGTGGAGAATATTACGTGGAGCCATGTAGCCAATTGTTCCCTTTATTCCCATTGAGAAATTTTGGCTTTGAGAAGGATTGCTGGTGCTTTCAGAAATGAGCCTTGCTAATCCAAAGTCACTAACATAAGCAGTCATGTCATTGTCAAGGAGAATATTGCTTGGCTTCAAGTCACAATGAATGATTTGCGTTTCACAATGGTTATGAAGATGATGCAATGCAGAAGCTACATCCATGGCAATGCATAGTCTTTGGAGAAAGTTTAATCTCTTCATCTGACTATAACCATTTTCCTCTGGATGCAACCACATTTCCAAACTGCCATTTTCCATGAATGTAAACACTAGAGCTTTGAAATCATTTCCTTTAAAATCAATGCTGGAGCAGTACGTCAAGATTTTAACAAGATTCCGGTGCCGGATGTTTTTCAGTGCTTTGCACTCAGCAATGAAGCTCTTGGAAGGTCCATGTTGCTGAAGGTTGAGTACCTTTACAGCAACGAAACATTCACCCTGCCGATCAAGACTTCCTTTATATACCGAGCCAAAACTGCCTTGTCCAATTAAGTTTTCTGAAGAGAATCCACCAGTTGCTTTCAAGAGTTCCCTGAATGAAATTTGAGGAACCTTATCCACTGTAAAGGGTGAGAAAATTGGACTCTTTCTTGACTTTCGCCGATAgaaaagacataaggaggtcacTATCACGACTAAAAGAAATGAACTGATGGTTGTGATGAGGATTATGACAGTGGAAGGTCTTCTGTGTTTTTCTTCATTGACAATGCATGCTGGCAGCTGCAATTCAGGGCTACCCCCACAAATATTTCTATTTCCAACAAGCGAAAATGAACTTGTGTTGCTGAAAACTCCTGTTTTTGGTACCTCACCCTCAAAATTATTGAAAGAAAGATTCAAATATTGCAAGAAGATAAGTTTCTCCAACTCATTTGGAATATTTCCTGACAAGTTTCTGGATAGATCTATTCGTTGAAGACCTCTCAAAGAATCAAAAGATGAGGGAATGGGTCCTTGCAGGAAGTTACCCTGCATGTTAAGGATTTCTAGCCTAGAACAATCACCTATTGTCTTAGGAATTTCCCCATATAGTTTGTTCTCTGTGACATCTAATGAATTAATACttcccttttttttattattttgagaaTTAACAAGTGGTAAAGATAGAGATTGTTATATAATTGAGAAGCCAAGTTGTCAACTTGTAACGAAGAAGAGTTgagacttattattattattattattattattattatagcttGTAGACTTGGAACAATGGCATTGCAAGTTCATTACCCCAACGTGTAGACTCGACAACACAATATTTTCAATTATGTGGAAGATGGTCTAATGAGAAATAAATTTCTTTAAATAAATTCAAACTCAACAATAAATTGAAGAATTTCAATGTAAAGAAGGGAGTATATTTGCAAATTGCATAATTGAAATTTTCCAACAAATTACAAAATTTTAACAGAAGAATTTTAATTTCTCAACAATAAAAACTTATAAGCAGAGTTCCAACGAAAGAATTTCAAGTAACAAATTGCAAAAAAGAATTTCAattgcaaaattcaaagaatttgCAATTTCCCAATAGTAGAAACTTCTGGGTAGAATCCCAATGCAACGTCGAAGAAGCACCATGATCGAGCAAATCTACATCTCACAAATTCCAATCTCTAatcctagaaaaaaaaaatcccttgAAGTTGAAACTCTATATTTTAAATGAGGCATTtctaaaaaaagttttaaaaatagacATGAGGACGATTTGTAGACAAAATATAAATTTAGGgactaattaatataattatcaaaattaGGGACCAACCATAATGAATAAGAACCCTAGAGTAATTCACCcaaaattatattattacattTCTATTCTTTATCAGTGTCAGAGATATGTATAAAGAGAATTAATTTAGATtgtcatatttaatttgattatacGAAAATGATCTTTGTTTTTATATGACAACAATTTGATTTCATGAAAATTcatcttattaaaaaaaataaaaaaatgtataatttattattatgtgGTTTTGCACATATTACATATAGAGTAAATTATGTAAACGGTACCTCAACTTAGGAGTGTATAATAGTAAAGTACataaatttaatttgtaatataaagccctttgatttttaatttaactaacaCATAACTACCCTATAATCTTTAGTAgctaatttctaaattatttatacTAACATgtcaattattaaattttttatgaaaaaaagcACATTCTAATGGATTGAAAACTCTGGATAAACAAATTTTGGCTTATTTGAGTATTGATTTGTGCAATTTAAATTGCTAAAACTGTGAGTGGagggaaaaattaaaatttttttttccttaataagtgaaattaacagaaaaaaatattattttttaatctaaCAAGTGTTAAATATGCAAATACAGTTTAGAAACTAACTACTGAAAAGTTATAGgggttttaaatttttaaaattaaacattatcgaattttttattacaaactaaagtttaattattttactgTTGTATACCTTTAAATTAAAGTACTATCTATATAATTTATCCATTATATATATGGATGAAGATTCATTTTATTATAAAGGAAAACAGTAGAAAATAATTTAAAGGTATTTTTGAaatcttaattaaactttgaaaaattagaaataaattttttagttttctaaattttattttttaattttttaaaaaaatttaccaTAATTTTTCACAAGTAAACAAAGAGTATTAGCATCATCATTTTGATAATCATTGCAGCATGATTTCGTTTTATCATCTTTATGTTTAAAATTTTCACAAAAAGACATTAGCTAAAAAGGGACAGCAGCAACTGATGTGTTGCACTTGAAGTAAATAACCATATATAGATACTTCTATTTTCTATGATAATCTACCAGTTTAAAATCTTTTAGCCAATAAATTAAGTTTCCTTTGATTTTTTTTATCCATtctcatatttaaaataaaataatttaattttttaacttaaaaaataatatattttaaaaaaattaattcaattgtaTGAAAATTCTTTTAAATTCTTTTATCCAAAAAAATCCTATATGATATCTACAAAATAAATTTTGTTGACTCCAAACAACTCACAATAATTTGTTAATTAAAATTACTAAATTTATTATCCATTTTTTCTTGGTCAAGAAATTGATGTGCACTGCGAAAGTATGCATGTAAACTACAAAgaaacaaaataaatatataaaatattaatttttacttAGTTTACCCTTATCATTTGGGCTACATTCATGGTCATGTCATTTTTTACTATCAATAAATATAAATCATTAATTACAAATTCAAAATATACTATTTATTTACTAAATTATATTCAAGAGTACCCTCACTCATaataaatacattagttagtcctTTCTGTCTCACAtaacctaatatatttactactttaactGTTACACTATAAATGATGTCTTCAATTACAATGGGCAAGAGCTTTCTCATCAATAGACAAGAATTCTTTCATCTTGAATTCTATACCCTTTCTCCACTTTAGGGAAAGAGATCTATAGGACTGCAATTGACAAGAGCCTCTCATCAATGGACAAAGTTGAATCCTTAGCAATTAGCAAACATTTTCTCTACAACGTGCGACAACTCCACTCCATGTTGAAAGTGATGCAtgaaatccgcaagtatacgggtcgtttcaagtaatagagtgatgaatcaagtatcgttcccatgaggatttgttgtttgagtaccaaactatgaatgaagcgattatttaggctaatgattgatgaataaatggtaaatgtaaatgtaaatgtaaatgagcaaagtaaattgatgaatctaattggaatgggtaaagagcaagcaaataaattctaaatctagatgcAATTGGACTAAATTAATAGCgagtaatttaaatcaaagtctaattatgataaaaatgatttcagagttgggagtttatgcataaattaattaggatttgtcttgggtattccaattttaagggaaaatagagtttgaaggtgattgattctaattaaattcctttgatatctttttcaagtaaatcaaagtgtattctaaaataaccaaacctactttcgtatgatatttgattactttaaaaccgaTTAAGTTTTATAACCAATCATTAactcctcttaaaaccctagtttatttctaaatctaggtaattttaagtttcaatccttgattatctatcaatgactttcacttttcggtccttcaatcaaagattaacacaatacccaataggtaccaacattaggcaagtaaatcaagcacacaaggaatgaatcaaaactcatatttatatgaaatatgGAAATAATCAATCCAAATTCcctaattaatctaaaacatatttcccaactctgaaattcaaagagtttactcactcaagttggtatttacaagagaaattgatggataagtaaagaaaaacatgataagaggactaaaaatagaaaaacccaggtagaagaatcCAAAACTCTGATTTCTGGAGCTTCCAGAGATGGTTGTAGCAGCTCCTCTTCCTCAGAAAAATGGCGTCCTTCTGCCTCTCtctctttttaatttttctttccttttttcgtTTCTTATTGTTTTCTCCCTTTCttcttgtggcaaaaactagaaaatgatgttttatatggtcccaaaaaggtgccctaaaaatagataagagctaaggagtggataggaaatgaggtgtaaaatgaTCTAAGTCAGTAGCATTATTCATGTTCTGGGTAGTCTGCTTAGGGTACTATTTAACCCTAAGTAGCTTATTCAGCAAATTTTGGCCTGTGGTTGCACTGTCTGTTTAAGGTTAAGTAGgccctcagcaaatctcggcaggttagaataaaatgggtttttctgctcatgcttgacttccagCTTGACCTGTGCTGCACCTTAAACACTGCagcttaccctaagcaggatctcaagcaggatcttaagcaattcttGGCATGTTTTgggatgaaagcttgaatgtgTAGGATTTAAGCCATGCTTGACTTGCGGCTTGCccaggcttaaggttaagcaagaTGACGTATcctaagcaaagtctcaagcaaattttggcTGACTTGATTTTTCAAGGCTTAatttctttaactttcctccatgctcaaagaactccaaatttcttcaaatcacttcctaatgcactcattgatcttcgatttgccacaaaaacctataaaaaacaacaaaattacaaaaatcaaatataaagtatctaaagttaacaaataagctaaaataaagcaaaaacataaaatatactaaaatataagggcaaaatggatgcaaaactaccctaaaatgcctatatgaaatgagcgtaacaaattcccccaaactcaaacatttgcttatcctcaagcaaattaaaaataattaatgcaatttggggtaccttatcttaaatttatgaaaattacttatccaaactctcaagcttacttttagccaccaacaaaccatatacccactttcaaggtacaaagaattcaatccttaccaaagttatcaccgcttagccttgggtcaattatccatatcattaaGCTTAAActaatcaatcacaaagaataatcatgcctaaatagactctagagcaatccataaactaaagtgccTCAGATAATGATGGAGTAAATCAATGGATGAATGATATCCCAATCTCATAGgtaattctcctattccaatctccactaatgtagcaaaacaccatcaaaagatcgaaaggactttcaagggttgtaatggggctaagggggtgataatatggctaacaaggaaaggataaaggtaataaaatatgagaataatcaaattattaaaagatcaagacacgcaattttttttttccaatgggAGAGGGAACTTtgcaactattcaccaatgctagcatataattttgaagcttttggagggactacataaataacattgactttgaattacaattatcccttttaattcacccccaaactcatttctttgtatacttgggtggtgaattccTTTACAtatcataattgaatttgctaacctttttactttagtcacttctcccaactaattattatatgtgtcacaccctactcctctgtaagatgtaacatgatcccgtagtacacctaatgaaccgtactttgcctaccgataacacattagatatactacaagggattttaaaacaattttcatgaaatttaaatcatcacttaaaatctggtgttataaaaatttttcaaaattttggcaaagtgccggctgtattttgagaaaacagttcttgaatcctgcaaaggaaaatactcccaatatgttttctcaaatacaactccaataacttcatttcaactcacaattcaaatttcaataaacaaatcaattcattttcaaaccaatctcatcataaagaaacatttcattgattacaagactcaaaattaatattacaaaactattcaagtaaatgaaatctcaaatttatattacaatgatttgcatttaattacgtaccaaaatattttacaagagtttttatacaactactcaaataatttacatacatattattacatgcatacatcaaaacctgtgtacatgggtatacctggaactgatctgaatgtctcttcaaagaagcttactcaattactctatgctcttttcacctgcaacagcatacaaagctatcgctgagtggtgaactcagtggtgcacaactataatttaaaacatagtacaatatacattgacaaaatttacagcaaataatttggaaatctgaatactcatcaaatttcaaaactcaaaatattcattgtcaataatataaatcatttgcataaaatgactttgatcacgaatttcaatttatcaaatcacaactaaacatttaaggtaattccaacaaaatcaattatacataaatcataattgaaatcacaattctttactattcaaaaaccattctttatctcaaaaaccattctttatctcactaactatgcaagactaatccgaaagggccatcttcggggtgattctaactccctatggtcggggaggtcgaatcatcgtgcacagtacacatcacaataatgaatcttccgaaagggccataacataaaacttagatctaacctctaataagaagagaatctaaggctatgcacgtaccatggtaatcaaaacacaactaactccattgtcttctcaacaaatgagatagacagctaataacctagtcaagcatctatagtgaggtataaaacaatatcacaatccttttagtgagcataaatcacaatacaattcgattcaaagtcaattccaatatccaataatttttatgctcatcacaattcaaatcataaatttgcatttttccatgcaaattgcccatcacaattcaaaacatgttctatcacaattttccaaaacataatttattcaatccacaacaatgcttaatacttgtggaaataccatttcacaaagctaaattcatacatactataacaatttcaataatcattgaattaaatccaatgcttgttaaacataatacataagaaaaatatgtcatttaatcatatgaaatattcagaacaaaatcagttaaaaactagttgtgcacaaatctgatttaagtcgctcctaggccttgattcaatgttctttatgcttctcaatatccttatcaactgaaacacacaatttaaagtgtttcagtactcaatgaatttgtttccaaccataaaatccaatatctaaattttcttggtactattccctttaattcatttcattagtcaacttataatgttgacccttgatgcactctaagtgagtcaattctaatgttaccaatatgtcatattttatagtcctttagtgttggtatatgttaccaaattcattttcaagtgtattgcattttattgcaatttaccagattttggtacactattttgacctagccggacgacttagttccctcgattttcgggtttcggtccaaactaaaaacttgtaggtctatgtcttattgcacgcggggcaaaatttcaggtcattctgagttgtgtagaccaagatatggtcaatttaccaatgctggacagaatgcactaaaatggtaggcttaggtcatttttaggtcacttttggttcggccagtttcggtacccgaacttgtgcaagctatttggattggttctggccatttctgagctttggtgtcttcataagaattgtagatatatgtctaaactattcatgataaaaatttcagatcaattggacctattttgagtaagttatggtcaaaatactaactactgctcaaatggtcaattttcaggctttcaagtcactaatcctgatttggtcatttttcaagtcaccttctaggcagaatttaggtaagcttccttacattttgtgcctagtttcatttccaattggtctcataccaattggagtcacacacttaaggttctaagctaaagtgtacactgccttgttacacattattcaacacttactaattacacattcaatacttaccaattacacattcaatacttaccaagtttacctttcatgccaattctgatttggtaccttaacattaacacactttacatcacattttggtcattttgggtagcttgtaaccactctcaatatacacattataactcagaattttcaaagtccaattataataatttaaccacatgaacatatctcatttatatgtccaaatccaaacaattattcacatacacatgctgccaccataagcaacataattcaataatatttcatgaacttacacacttcaatcttcttcatgaggctgccacaagtttacacatacccatcaacttccattttcacttttcaagcttacaaatcaaactttacacatggaattcaacttcaatacaattaaacatttaaatcaacatccaaacaaccatttacatgcaaggacaagctattcatggtgaggtttcattgctgccaaaatgctccatcaccaataattcatcaaacctcaaatttcttccataattcaactacccacaaccttagttacacttttaatgaaacaagaattgaaaataaccacttacctcttttggacttcttcaaaactccaccaaaacttatctttcttgctcccttattgctgcccaagaggtatacaccacttttaatgaagaaacttgcaAGAAACCATGGCTTAATCATGGTAGATGGAGCTTGCAAGAAgggtggccatggaggaagcttggaagaacatttggccatggaagaacttgagaaagcaattcgtcaaagtgaaaaaaaaatgaggaagaaagtgaatttgcattctgtccacttggttttatatgtccactaatccctcttagtggagcactagccataaattcatgatttaattagttaaagttccataatttgcacatttgcctcatttctttcactatttaaataatgtaccatatttttatttttcatgacattttcaaagtgtaataccacttatttttaatagacattgaggtcaaaagtcaactctaggtgtcaaatgaccaaaatgccccacttcgggttatattcctgatttttcggtaacaccgatttttgtcgttttctcgatttctcgtttttctttgtactaattaattaatttttctttgatatttctaaggacatttatacttcaataagtctttaattatgtcttaaaactaaatttcgaggattccctgcagtcctggggtcgactattgcctgcgccgtaactcccccgtgcggtcacccaatgctgcggtgctggctcgtttaacttagtttcatttcattgctattatttttccttcttttttcttgtattttcttttcttgtatttcattattttatgtctcctcactaatatttaaatatagttctaggcatcctaactgtccggacaacactggtcaccagaacagtagaacgcactaccgaacataggggtgttacaattctcccccccttaaaataaatttcgttctcgaaattttacccaatagccatcttacaatattcacatgtTTATttgctcctttctatatgatcgtataatcttctttcttctgaatttgtgtaagacttttaacaatccaatataacatttactttgtttatacagcactaatcttttcttactatcgttctatctaatatttcgattcatgttcccttctcgaatgaccattatggtcgtattagaattacttatctaatcatgggtcttttgaccattctagtcaacaatcttactcacattcgtaacatttctttgttatatctgaaccaactgttcaaatttttacttccacaactcttttatttatcaatattctataacttacttccttttgtactgaactataaccttttgataatctaatttttgagttttaactccctaagtaggatttccaaactcatttccaacaataaaattttgtcctaacataactataccaatacagatgccattggcaactattctcatcttggtgtactatcgagtaatacgtagctctacacaataatctcaagtcagtaatctgcagcttacagtataaacatcaagaacattgcacagttactacgatacatcccaatagatcaaactttcttatattttatccttttcgaatttactgatattcgaatcttattttgtttacaatatccattaacaattactaacagcaacattttttttttccttcaagaTTATTTGTGTCAATATAATATCAATTACTTGTTGGATATTTTCATTTCGCGGATGCATCAAATCAAGAAACAATAGTTAATTTGACATATTTTTCCTATATATGTATGTGTATGTGCGTGTGTGTATCTTGCTAATTGGTGGTAATTGGATAAAGAAGAATGCAAAATTTTACCAGGAGCCATGTACCCAATTGTTCCCTTCATCCCAATGGAGCTAGTTTGGCCTTGAGAAGAGCAGCTGGTTGTTTTGGTAAGGAACCTTGCTAATCCAAAATCACCAACATGAGCTCTCATGCCACTATCAAGAAGAATATTACTTGGTTTCAAGTCACAATGAATGATTGGCACTTCACCATGGTCATGAAGATAATTTAGTGCAGAAGCCACATCAATTGCAATATGAA includes:
- the LOC131173083 gene encoding probable LRR receptor-like serine/threonine-protein kinase At3g47570, with amino-acid sequence MQGNFLQGPIPSSFDSLRGLQRIDLSRNLSGNIPNELEKLIFLQYLNLSFNNFEGEVPKTGVFSNTSSFSLVGNRNICGGSPELQLPACIVNEEKHRRPSTVIILITTISSFLLVVIVTSLCLFYRRKSRKSPIFSPFTVDKVPQISFRELLKATGGFSSENLIGQGSFGSVYKGSLDRQGECFVAVKVLNLQQHGPSKSFIAECKALKNIRHRNLVKILTYCSSIDFKGNDFKALVFTFMENGSLEMWLHPEENGYSQMKRLNFLQRLCIAMDVASALHHLHNHCETQIIHCDLKPSNILLDNDMTAYVSDFGLARLISESTSNPSQSQNFSMGIKGTIGYMAPRNILHTTFS
- the LOC131173084 gene encoding probable LRR receptor-like serine/threonine-protein kinase At3g47570 — protein: MARINLLLCFYRRKSSKNPPSMPFIADKPSSWTSQFWLTLVYDFMENGNLKMWLHPKENGSDHSRTLNLLQRLHIAIDVASALNYLHDHGEVPIIHCDLKPSNILLDSGMRAHVGDFGLARFARSWCFFDVALGFYPEVSTIGKLQIL